From a region of the Mycoplasma miroungigenitalium genome:
- the era gene encoding GTPase Era, translating to MKVSIVSIIGRPNVGKSSLLNQILNYELAIVSNIPQTTRDQINGVYNEPGYQIVFVDTPGIHKPLNKLGESLNKNAYDSLKDIDCILFLSPVNENIGSGDRVILEKIQNQKNKIAVISKMDLAKSPDILLAKVEELRSYGFEKIYSISTDNISSIKSLIEELKSCCYDGEPYYDEDYITDKSMRFMAKEIIRVSAMKLLREELPHSIAVEVNEFIENEDQINIEALIFVKKPSQKGMVIGKDGQMIKNIGINARKHMSMLFDTKVDLRLKVKIADKWINDPKFLKKMGY from the coding sequence ATGAAAGTAAGTATTGTAAGTATTATCGGAAGACCAAACGTTGGCAAATCATCATTGTTAAACCAAATTTTAAACTATGAACTGGCGATAGTTTCCAACATACCACAAACAACAAGAGATCAAATTAATGGGGTTTATAATGAACCAGGTTATCAAATTGTCTTTGTTGATACTCCCGGAATACACAAACCATTAAACAAATTAGGTGAATCATTAAACAAAAATGCGTACGATTCATTGAAAGATATTGACTGTATCTTATTTCTTTCGCCCGTAAATGAAAATATTGGGTCGGGAGATAGGGTAATTTTAGAAAAAATACAAAATCAAAAAAATAAAATAGCTGTTATTTCAAAAATGGACTTAGCTAAATCGCCTGATATTTTATTAGCCAAAGTTGAAGAATTGAGATCATATGGTTTTGAAAAAATATACAGTATCTCAACGGATAATATCTCTTCAATTAAGAGCTTAATTGAAGAATTGAAATCTTGTTGTTATGATGGCGAACCATATTATGATGAAGATTATATAACTGATAAATCAATGAGATTTATGGCTAAAGAAATAATTAGAGTTTCAGCAATGAAATTGCTTCGCGAAGAACTTCCACACTCTATTGCTGTTGAGGTTAATGAATTTATTGAAAATGAAGATCAAATTAATATCGAAGCCCTAATTTTCGTTAAAAAACCTTCGCAAAAAGGGATGGTTATTGGAAAAGATGGCCAAATGATAAAAAATATAGGCATTAATGCCCGCAAACATATGTCAATGCTATTTGATACTAAAGTCGATTTGCGTCTAAAAGTTAAAATAGCTGATAAATGGATAAATGATCCTAAATTTTTAAAGAAAATGGGATATTAA
- the cdd gene encoding cytidine deaminase, with protein sequence MDVKKLKSLLQYSYCPWSHFKVAAIAIDAEGREWPGVNVENAAFPSGLCAERSALFGSVAHGAVVGTFKEIHIISSGAGVVSPCAGCRQVLTEFMQDDALVHLYNGEGDVVKTFKLVELVPLPIRSEQIK encoded by the coding sequence ATGGACGTTAAAAAATTAAAATCACTTTTACAATATTCATACTGCCCTTGGTCACACTTTAAAGTGGCAGCCATCGCAATTGATGCTGAAGGGAGAGAATGACCTGGTGTTAACGTTGAAAACGCAGCATTCCCATCAGGATTATGTGCTGAACGTTCAGCGCTGTTCGGTTCAGTAGCACACGGTGCAGTAGTAGGAACATTTAAAGAAATTCACATTATTTCATCTGGAGCTGGTGTGGTTTCACCATGTGCTGGTTGTAGACAAGTGTTGACAGAATTTATGCAAGATGATGCATTAGTTCACTTATATAATGGCGAAGGAGATGTAGTTAAAACATTCAAATTAGTTGAATTAGTACCTTTACCAATTAGAAGTGAGCAAATTAAGTAA
- the ybeY gene encoding rRNA maturation RNase YbeY codes for MIEININIENGTSFHFENEYKQILRNLQDYFNIDKTIVLDVSIVNNQKIKKLNKKYRGKDYATDILSFDFGNDDFYNELPILPIGELIISHEKVESQAEEFNHSVRREYCYLFAHGLIHLMGYDHETETEKVEMDKMVDDIFNPLGITREE; via the coding sequence ATGATTGAAATTAATATTAATATTGAAAATGGTACATCATTCCATTTTGAAAATGAATACAAACAAATATTAAGGAATCTACAAGATTATTTTAATATCGATAAAACAATCGTTTTGGATGTTTCGATAGTAAATAATCAAAAAATCAAAAAATTAAACAAAAAATACCGAGGAAAGGATTACGCAACCGATATTTTGTCATTTGATTTCGGGAATGATGACTTCTATAATGAATTGCCAATTTTACCGATTGGTGAATTAATTATTAGTCATGAAAAAGTTGAGTCTCAGGCCGAAGAATTTAATCACTCAGTGAGAAGAGAATATTGTTATTTATTTGCTCATGGATTAATTCACTTAATGGGCTATGATCATGAAACAGAAACTGAAAAAGTCGAAATGGATAAAATGGTTGACGACATATTCAATCCATTAGGTATTACTAGAGAGGAATAA
- a CDS encoding MAG1140 family protein has translation MTKLTKLTKWFWIYLVVITLLSIFVFYFVLTYKIEKTIKVNFIVDEKKNLVLLAPEKSLFYIDKNKEISINYDNKIYLLKVSAVKKINENVLVTFYKLPRNMRLIPNTHIEGVLYYDKSSILSNFISLKY, from the coding sequence TTGACAAAATTAACAAAATTAACTAAGTGATTTTGAATATACTTAGTTGTTATAACTTTATTATCAATTTTTGTTTTCTACTTCGTGTTAACTTATAAAATTGAAAAAACAATTAAGGTTAATTTCATTGTTGATGAAAAGAAGAATTTAGTGCTATTAGCTCCTGAAAAATCTTTATTTTATATTGATAAAAATAAAGAAATATCAATAAATTACGATAATAAAATATACCTATTAAAAGTAAGTGCGGTTAAAAAAATCAATGAAAATGTTTTAGTTACTTTTTACAAATTGCCACGAAATATGAGGCTAATCCCAAATACGCATATAGAAGGTGTATTGTACTATGACAAAAGCTCAATTTTATCTAATTTTATATCATTGAAGTATTAG
- a CDS encoding Mbov_0121 family peptidase domain-containing ABC transporter, producing MDTFWSINDMKITKQYDSKDCGLHVLQYLFLKLNKEYVDINYLKLKAHYTPQGINLANLSEIASQHGVKLDPYNADFDSIKNINKVDFPLLVLVKNNELAHYLIVEKITHKYLVVQDSNIGGRNKLSFDEFKSIYQNVIIFAYKMDNSKNEKAINEIEDKVSSMFTFTKQTFGLLLLAILSVILTFSSSFFVKLTFDYVLPNNLIKTLIVLFISFLWINILRFINSSIKDIIIRKLSNKIELEISENFYLKIQRLPINELNKMTHNELIKRASYINFIANYKANFVYSFFVETASIIVSCVLLIWLNYLLFLIILIFLIFAVFTNVIFQMHINRKYNDFISKAHQRAESDLDVIFTLNTFNTSLDKNFKELKRREKMLKSMNADYSMFNKKIVNNLLVDLVIGNLGMIIVFTGCLLIFKNSLTVGTLVMVLTTLNYFVQPITSLTSIIMMKNIVNKHIQMVNFVLNLTESKIKNEGVEIKNIDKIELTDINFGFDYGKKILNIKSLVLPKNTQIIGSNGGGKTTLLNLLNYRICNWLGQIRINDIDLDFIDNESLKENSILISSDPYLPSFNIIEFITSNNKQNQETLLENIKKYKLDELMDSLRLNLYTELVNNGSNISKGQKQFIVLLKLFTKKYRLIMLDEAFDNVDEKIFKLMIQKIKEYQKDAFFIEISHNKKYVHVNKEVDFDKINKIN from the coding sequence ATGGACACTTTCTGGTCAATAAATGATATGAAAATTACTAAACAATACGATTCTAAAGACTGCGGCCTGCATGTTTTGCAATATCTTTTTTTGAAGTTAAATAAAGAATATGTCGATATAAACTATTTAAAACTCAAAGCGCACTATACTCCGCAAGGTATAAATTTAGCAAATTTAAGTGAAATTGCAAGCCAACACGGGGTAAAACTAGATCCATATAATGCAGATTTCGATTCAATTAAAAATATTAATAAAGTTGATTTCCCGCTTTTAGTGTTAGTTAAAAACAATGAGCTAGCACACTATTTAATAGTAGAAAAAATTACACATAAATATTTAGTGGTACAAGATTCCAATATTGGTGGCAGAAATAAACTTTCTTTTGACGAATTTAAATCTATTTATCAAAATGTAATCATTTTTGCTTATAAAATGGATAATTCAAAAAACGAAAAAGCTATAAATGAAATTGAAGACAAAGTTAGTTCAATGTTCACATTTACAAAACAAACATTCGGATTATTATTACTTGCCATTTTATCGGTTATATTAACATTTAGTTCTTCATTTTTTGTAAAGCTAACTTTTGATTACGTCTTACCTAATAATTTAATCAAAACATTAATTGTTCTATTTATTTCATTTTTATGAATAAATATTCTCCGATTTATAAATTCCTCGATAAAAGACATAATTATTAGAAAGTTATCCAATAAAATTGAGTTAGAAATTTCTGAAAATTTTTATTTAAAAATTCAAAGATTGCCAATTAATGAATTAAATAAAATGACACATAACGAACTGATAAAGAGGGCCAGTTACATTAATTTTATTGCAAATTATAAAGCTAATTTTGTTTATTCTTTTTTTGTAGAAACAGCTTCAATTATTGTTAGTTGTGTTTTGCTTATTTGATTAAATTATTTATTATTTTTGATAATTTTAATATTTTTAATATTTGCTGTTTTTACAAATGTTATTTTTCAAATGCATATTAATAGAAAATATAATGACTTTATTTCAAAAGCCCATCAAAGAGCAGAATCAGATTTAGATGTTATATTTACACTGAATACTTTTAATACTTCACTTGATAAAAATTTTAAAGAGTTGAAAAGAAGGGAGAAGATGCTTAAAAGTATGAACGCTGATTATTCAATGTTCAATAAGAAAATAGTTAATAATTTACTTGTTGATCTGGTGATTGGAAATTTGGGGATGATTATTGTGTTTACTGGTTGTTTATTAATTTTCAAGAATTCTTTAACAGTTGGCACATTAGTAATGGTTCTTACAACTTTAAATTATTTTGTACAACCCATTACTTCATTAACATCAATAATAATGATGAAAAATATAGTTAATAAACATATTCAAATGGTAAATTTTGTTTTAAATTTAACAGAATCTAAAATAAAAAATGAAGGGGTTGAAATTAAAAATATAGACAAGATTGAATTAACTGATATTAACTTCGGCTTTGATTATGGCAAAAAAATACTAAACATTAAAAGTTTAGTATTGCCAAAAAATACGCAAATTATAGGCTCTAATGGTGGTGGGAAAACCACTTTATTAAATTTACTAAATTACAGAATTTGCAATTGATTAGGTCAAATTAGGATTAACGATATAGATCTTGATTTTATTGATAATGAAAGTCTTAAAGAAAATTCGATTTTGATAAGTTCTGACCCATATTTACCATCCTTTAATATTATTGAATTTATTACATCTAATAATAAGCAAAATCAAGAAACATTATTGGAAAATATTAAAAAATATAAACTGGATGAATTAATGGATTCATTAAGGTTGAATTTATATACTGAACTAGTTAATAATGGTTCCAACATTTCTAAAGGTCAAAAACAATTTATTGTGTTGCTTAAACTTTTCACTAAAAAATATAGACTGATAATGTTGGATGAGGCATTTGATAATGTTGACGAAAAAATATTTAAATTGATGATTCAAAAAATAAAAGAATATCAAAAAGACGCCTTCTTTATTGAAATCAGTCACAATAAGAAATATGTGCATGTAAACAAGGAGGTGGATTTTGACAAAATTAACAAAATTAACTAA
- a CDS encoding RpiB/LacA/LacB family sugar-phosphate isomerase — protein sequence MSKKIVAMASDHGGCELKNELISYINELGYEVVDLGPADSSTSVSYSLQGHKLANYMKEHEVSFGLGFCGTGLGISYALNRHHGIRAARIASVEDAHLAKQHNNANVLVLGGRQVPLDEAKAMIKEYINTEFEGGRHQNRIDDIENF from the coding sequence ATGAGTAAAAAAATAGTAGCTATGGCTAGCGACCACGGTGGTTGCGAATTAAAAAATGAATTAATTAGTTATATCAATGAACTTGGATATGAAGTTGTAGATTTAGGACCAGCTGATTCATCAACTTCTGTTTCTTACTCACTACAAGGCCATAAATTGGCTAATTATATGAAAGAACACGAAGTGAGTTTTGGATTAGGATTTTGTGGAACAGGTTTAGGTATTTCATATGCGCTAAATCGTCACCATGGAATTCGTGCTGCAAGAATTGCTAGTGTCGAAGATGCTCACTTAGCAAAACAACACAATAATGCCAATGTTCTGGTTTTGGGCGGAAGACAAGTACCGCTTGATGAAGCTAAAGCAATGATTAAGGAATATATCAACACCGAATTTGAGGGTGGAAGACATCAAAATCGTATTGATGATATAGAAAACTTTTAA
- a CDS encoding AEC family transporter produces MLGTISATTNNDVPKERALMMFILIIFGATATFGLPVISEFYQGTSHQAGAIISVSMWNIPQRITLYTFVFVIISGIKMNKENLKQTCKKLATNSTLMITVLGLFLWLTQLIPGLGNSTKDIDAIQIDVFTKQIDGVNYFDTIEVVKKAKFGTNFNSIYIAKDSSKYIFDASKNLYIATNIEPAGWMDFHTTMPYVNNVVLTLSRLCTPLVWLTVGMKMSEKRLREVFTDKYVWLYTFIKLIIVPLIMLAIMYSFYTAKKIPAEVCLTIVVVSVTPPGTVPAALSLMYNKAPNFTARASALSTIMSIILIPIFIVLCEFIFKLT; encoded by the coding sequence ATGCTAGGCACAATATCGGCCACCACCAATAATGATGTGCCAAAAGAACGTGCATTAATGATGTTTATACTGATAATTTTCGGGGCAACAGCCACATTTGGATTACCTGTAATTAGTGAATTTTATCAAGGAACATCGCATCAAGCCGGAGCAATAATTAGTGTAAGTATGTGAAACATTCCACAGAGAATAACTTTGTATACATTTGTTTTTGTTATTATTTCAGGTATTAAAATGAATAAAGAAAACTTAAAACAAACATGCAAAAAGTTAGCTACCAATTCAACATTAATGATTACGGTTTTAGGATTATTTTTATGATTAACTCAGTTGATTCCAGGATTAGGAAACTCAACAAAAGATATTGACGCTATTCAAATTGATGTTTTCACGAAACAAATAGACGGTGTTAATTATTTCGACACAATAGAAGTTGTTAAGAAAGCAAAATTTGGCACTAATTTCAACTCTATTTATATCGCAAAAGACTCAAGCAAATACATTTTTGATGCCTCTAAAAATCTTTACATAGCAACTAATATTGAACCTGCTGGATGAATGGATTTCCACACAACTATGCCTTATGTTAATAATGTTGTTTTGACATTATCACGTTTATGTACGCCGCTTGTCTGATTAACAGTTGGTATGAAAATGAGTGAAAAACGCCTTAGAGAAGTTTTTACAGATAAATATGTTTGGTTATACACATTTATAAAACTAATCATCGTTCCACTAATCATGCTAGCAATCATGTATTCGTTCTATACTGCTAAAAAAATACCTGCCGAAGTTTGTTTAACTATTGTTGTTGTTAGCGTAACGCCTCCGGGAACGGTTCCTGCTGCTCTATCATTAATGTATAATAAAGCACCAAACTTCACTGCGAGAGCTTCGGCGCTTTCAACAATAATGTCAATAATTCTAATTCCAATCTTCATTGTGCTTTGTGAATTTATATTTAAATTAACATAA
- a CDS encoding MAG4530 family protein, whose product MLLKDKINFLKQKNWIKNSLKRYYLFLFLSTLLFSVILYIFVLVSTSNFELFNILKNKNKGQDIAFKTYVYLYILLIVLLFLQVIWFLNSLSIIYINKYYEYNWFRAYKWLKLKLFVTLNIRVLKQMTTKNEQKDDVERNIIFRMQKNGFVLHGSKSLELKYKDYFRKANDLDFISYEKNCKLNNIGNLKTIYNDGLFAKYSYDNKPVEIFLPKFIQKNKIWNKNGFFLPKRHFLISMKIHQLFKSFMLSKKNLDKSDEKVENALMDLAFLISKSNILSIKKIISHIEYMYFSNFFVSYFMKSDAFVPTKDNINSFLIYINSKLNLNGHLFELNELFNLIFKKMNLKKFNLISKKINEIIKDKYKFEQEILNISTHKDKTICSLKRVFSSDNEYNILMSRFKEIDYKNLSGVLNSLIDEFKGIQNENNGSISIDIRELLLLELAKRLRKENYE is encoded by the coding sequence ATGTTATTAAAAGATAAAATTAATTTTTTAAAACAAAAAAACTGAATCAAAAACAGCTTGAAAAGATATTACTTATTTTTGTTTCTTTCTACTCTGCTTTTTTCAGTAATTTTATACATTTTTGTTTTGGTAAGTACCAGTAATTTTGAATTATTTAATATCCTAAAAAATAAAAACAAAGGACAAGATATAGCTTTTAAAACCTACGTTTATTTGTATATTCTACTAATTGTTTTATTATTTTTGCAGGTTATTTGATTCTTAAATTCGCTTTCAATAATTTATATTAACAAATATTATGAATATAACTGATTTAGGGCATATAAATGATTAAAATTGAAACTTTTTGTTACTCTGAATATAAGAGTTTTGAAACAAATGACTACTAAAAACGAACAAAAGGATGATGTCGAAAGAAATATAATTTTCAGAATGCAAAAAAACGGTTTCGTTTTGCATGGTTCTAAATCACTTGAACTAAAATATAAAGATTATTTCAGAAAGGCAAACGATTTAGATTTCATTTCTTATGAAAAAAACTGTAAATTAAATAATATTGGTAATTTAAAAACTATTTACAACGATGGTTTATTTGCAAAATACTCTTATGACAATAAGCCGGTGGAAATCTTCTTGCCCAAATTTATACAAAAAAACAAAATTTGAAACAAAAATGGATTTTTTCTTCCAAAACGCCACTTTTTAATTTCAATGAAAATACACCAACTTTTTAAAAGTTTCATGCTTAGTAAAAAAAATCTCGACAAAAGTGATGAAAAAGTAGAAAATGCGTTGATGGATTTAGCATTTTTGATATCAAAATCAAATATTTTAAGTATCAAAAAAATTATTAGTCACATTGAATATATGTATTTTTCAAATTTCTTTGTTTCCTATTTTATGAAATCCGATGCGTTTGTACCCACAAAAGATAATATTAATTCTTTCTTAATTTATATTAATTCCAAACTCAATTTAAATGGTCATCTGTTTGAATTAAATGAGTTATTTAATTTAATTTTTAAAAAGATGAATCTCAAAAAATTTAATTTAATCAGCAAGAAAATTAATGAAATAATCAAAGATAAATATAAATTTGAACAGGAAATATTAAATATTTCTACACATAAAGATAAAACAATTTGTAGTCTGAAAAGAGTTTTTTCCTCAGACAATGAATACAATATTTTGATGTCTAGATTTAAAGAAATCGATTATAAAAATCTATCGGGAGTTTTAAACTCACTTATAGACGAATTCAAAGGAATACAAAACGAAAACAATGGAAGCATCAGTATTGACATCAGGGAGCTTTTACTTTTAGAACTAGCCAAAAGATTAAGAAAGGAAAATTATGAATAA
- a CDS encoding YihY/virulence factor BrkB family protein, with the protein MSNNEEQIYTGQNPKKIKKAYNKKIKKSVINKSVIPNENKQWWLLEKIIKFFIMLILWIATPKTTWKNKSKTKELIDRTYNRFTAKDLTFIPISLSFYFLVSFVPILTVVIVLLSFVKDYNNVFLNVILVRIIPGVENLINVPNLNINHGVQYTTIAILLLTSTWLGSNGWGRFIYSQNYIYGHETLGNFFINRIKGFFIVVSISIYLFLVTAFYIFIYKLIAANLNSFGEKIFFYVSFDIYLMIVLYFGFTLIYKLTPSFKLSWNSVLPGVLIASFPNMLFIGAFGYLTSLIKYNQYGAIGTFMYIALFVSSLSYFIFLGLIVNESYYKTYHSSYTIAKREWLFKKIK; encoded by the coding sequence ATGAGCAATAACGAAGAACAAATTTACACTGGCCAAAATCCAAAAAAAATAAAGAAGGCATATAATAAAAAGATTAAAAAATCAGTTATTAATAAAAGTGTTATACCTAACGAAAATAAACAATGGTGATTACTAGAAAAAATAATCAAATTTTTTATTATGCTTATTTTGTGAATTGCAACTCCAAAAACTACATGGAAAAATAAAAGCAAAACAAAAGAATTAATTGATAGAACGTATAATCGTTTTACCGCCAAAGATCTAACTTTTATACCAATTTCTCTATCGTTTTATTTTTTGGTTTCTTTTGTTCCTATCTTAACGGTAGTTATTGTCCTACTTTCATTCGTTAAAGACTATAACAATGTGTTTTTAAATGTAATATTAGTTAGAATCATCCCAGGGGTTGAAAACTTAATTAATGTGCCAAATCTTAATATTAATCACGGTGTACAATACACAACAATTGCCATTTTATTATTAACATCTACATGACTGGGCTCAAACGGTTGGGGACGATTTATCTACTCTCAAAACTATATTTATGGACACGAAACGTTAGGCAACTTCTTTATAAATAGAATTAAAGGGTTCTTTATTGTTGTTAGTATAAGTATCTATTTATTTTTAGTAACCGCTTTTTATATTTTTATCTATAAATTAATAGCAGCTAATTTAAACTCATTTGGAGAAAAAATATTTTTCTATGTTTCTTTCGATATTTATTTAATGATTGTCCTATATTTTGGTTTTACCTTAATTTACAAATTAACACCAAGTTTTAAATTATCATGAAACTCTGTATTACCTGGTGTTCTTATTGCTTCATTTCCAAATATGTTATTTATTGGGGCATTTGGTTATCTTACTTCATTAATTAAATACAATCAATATGGAGCAATCGGAACATTCATGTATATTGCTTTGTTCGTATCATCGCTTTCTTACTTTATTTTCCTTGGTTTAATCGTTAATGAATCCTATTATAAAACTTATCATTCAAGCTACACAATTGCAAAACGTGAATGACTTTTTAAAAAAATCAAATAA